The Pan paniscus chromosome 22, NHGRI_mPanPan1-v2.0_pri, whole genome shotgun sequence genome has a segment encoding these proteins:
- the LOC100987714 gene encoding LOW QUALITY PROTEIN: putative uncharacterized protein encoded by LINC00479 (The sequence of the model RefSeq protein was modified relative to this genomic sequence to represent the inferred CDS: substituted 1 base at 1 genomic stop codon), whose product MDGGSLXASPAAMDGGALEPAQQLSSLEGWMGQDRLLIPRWREARSLSWMQSPDLESSKCLTQGRWYPQAWILACSAAFLQALASSDLQGSLDRVNYSRGPGPRVRLFVFPDTVGSTRKSGSTGNICSVMLNVATGCVTIEK is encoded by the exons ATGGACGGAGGCAGCCTCTGAGCCAGCCCAGCAGCCATGGACGGAGGAGCCTTGGAGCCAGCCCAGCAGCTCTCCT CACTGGAGGGGTGGATGGGACAGGACCGGCTGCTCATTCCACGCTGGAGGGAGGCCAGGAGTCTCAGCTGGATGCAGTCACCTGACCTGGAGAGTTCAAAGTGCCTAACACA GGGACGCTGGTACCCACAAGCCTGGATCCTGGCGTGCTCTGCTGCTTTCCTTCAAGCCCTGGCCTCATCAGACCTCCAAGGCTCCCTAGACAGGGTTAATTATTCACGTGGCCCGGGACCCAG ggttcgtttgtttgtttttcccgaCACAGTAGGGTCCACGAGGAAGTCAGGATCCACCGGCAATATTTGCAGTGTTATGTTGAATGTGGCAACTGGCTGCGTGACGATAGAGAAGTAA